From Arcticibacter tournemirensis, one genomic window encodes:
- a CDS encoding 3-oxoacyl-ACP synthase produces MEYISERIRTAEQGIISAKEAAENDTKSSAGDKYETTREMMQHEISFNQVQLHEARKLKYALSLINPSRKCTVAETGSLVYTDIGNFFIAVSATPLSIDGVSYHVISSASPVAKAMQNHKENDVVIFNGKRISIKSII; encoded by the coding sequence ATGGAATATATAAGCGAACGTATCAGAACGGCCGAACAAGGCATCATTTCAGCGAAAGAAGCAGCAGAAAACGACACCAAGAGCAGCGCCGGCGATAAATATGAAACCACGCGGGAAATGATGCAGCACGAAATTTCGTTTAACCAGGTTCAGCTACACGAAGCACGGAAACTAAAATATGCTCTTAGCCTTATAAACCCTTCAAGAAAATGTACCGTTGCAGAAACGGGAAGCCTGGTCTACACCGATATAGGCAATTTTTTCATTGCAGTAAGTGCTACTCCTCTTTCGATTGATGGGGTATCGTATCACGTAATTTCAAGCGCCTCGCCGGTTGCAAAAGCAATGCAGAACCATAAAGAAAATGATGTTGTTATTTTTAATGGAAAGCGCATTTCCATCAAAAGTATCATATAG